The following is a genomic window from Pseudoalteromonas arctica A 37-1-2.
TGGCCGTTTTTTTGTTCAATTATAGTGGTTGAATAGTTTGGTTTTGTCTTGTCTATATTATTAAAAATTTATTATATATATTTTAAATAAAACATTTTTTCTTCTCCTATACTAATAGCTCAACAAAACAAAGGAGAATACTATGAAAAAAAATATTGTGAGTAGCAATACAGAACAAGAGGATTTCAAACTAAATTCAGAAAACGAATTAGCAAAAACATTAGGGTCAATCTTAGAAAGGCTAACGGAAATTGAAACCACAAAAGCAGTTAGTGTTCAGCCGAACATAACTAGTGAAAAAATATATTACCCAGCTCCGAAAGAAGAAAAGGGATGTTGCTGCTTCGAGATTATCTTATACAGGGCTCGCGTTCTAGTTGCACAAGGTGGAGCTGGTTCAATAGAACCTTCCGACGGAGGAGGGCCATTAAATAGCAATATGGAATTAATCTTTGGGGCAACAGCAGATGGCTTTAGTGCTGCTTATCCAGGGGTTGCTTCATATGTATCGATGTCTGAAAATGGTGGATGGCTTGTCTTTAATCAAAAAATTGCTTTGGTAGAAGGAAATCAATCAATAGCAGTTTCTGCTTCAGCAAGGGAGATAGAAGCAACAATTCTAGAAAGTAAAGCGGGGAAAGGAGAGTTTGGTAACTCTGAAACAGCATACATGAACTTAACGTGTGATTGCCAGGTTATGCCTGTACAGCTCGAGGTGCAGCTAAGTGGTGGAAGCATCAATAAGAGAGGGCTCGTTTTAGTTGAGCTAACAGCAAAAAAAGTCTGTTGTCCTTGTTGTTAGTGAAAGTAATTTTATATTATAAGTAAATAATATGGACTGAACTTCGCCACTAGTGAAATTTTACTATTTATTGCGCATTTATTTAGTGGCGAATATTTTTATTTAAATGATAAATAAGACACCTATCCTAAATTTTGCACTCAAACACCCGTAATCCCTTCCAAAACGCTAATTAAAACAATATCAAACACTTCAATATTCTGCGTAAAAATACAGTAATCAATTGAACCAAAATAGGAACTCAGCTATGGTTTGCTTATCAATAAAAACAAATAAAAAACGAGTTAATCTACAGGCTCGTTATAAGCCTTTAGGATTACGATGAAGCTTTTCGACTTCTTAGCTCAAATGAGTGAAGAAAAATTTCCACTTCGTATAGATTACCGCGAACATATCGGATGCGTTGATGTTGAAGTAGAAGCATTTTCAGAACGCTGGGTTGTGTCCTTTGACGAAGATGGTTTCGTCGATTTTGTCATTTATAAAGATATTGATGCGCCAGACAATGAAAATGCTAATTTATTAGAGTCTTTATTTAATCGTCCTCAACAAGCTTGGATAAATGCAGCAAAAGACTTAGATGTCGAATTTATATCACCGTATGTGTTCACTGGTTCTGACGGTGAAAAATACCAAATTACAGGTTTGTTGTCTCAGTTTGGTGGCAAAAATGGTACTTTGATTTCATCTCGTAAAGATGATGATGAAGCTTGCTTTGAAGCAAGTAAATTGGATGGCTTTCAAAGCACAGGGCTCAATCCTACTTACTACGATAAGTATGATCGTGAAAATGTCATTGAAACTTTGCGAGATTGGGCGTGGAATTCTAAAGAACAAAAACCAGAATGGTACGGTGAATAGGCTTATAAAAAGACGTTCAAACGGATAATGCTCCTCACCCTTTTTAGTGGACACCTCCTCACCACTTTGAGGAGGCTAAAATGTCTAGATATACTCAACCTAGGAAGACATGGTTTTACCCAGTTAATTTCAAAATCAAAGTCTATTGGCATAGTGATTTTGGCCACTATTTACATGCAAACTTGTATAAAACAAAGCGGGGCTTTTTTAAACCTTAGTTTTATTAAAAACGTCCACTAATGTTAAACTACAAAAAACTTAATTACTTAATATAGCTATGGCATTTTACATTCCTTTATTAAAAGCTCACTTTGAGCACATTGAAATTGGCGATACGCTTACATCACTTTGGAGTGGATGTGGCAGTATTGTGCAGTGCCAGTTTGATGATAAGCCATGTGTTATTAAAGCGATTAAAATACCCAGTTATATACACCATCCTAAAATTAAACAAAGCGAATTTGCGCTTAAAAGAAAGCAGCATTCCTATAGTGTTGAATACACATTTTATAAGCTTTATAGCCAGCATTTACCAGTACATGCGCAAAGTATTGAATGTATAGGTGCAATTAATAAAGATGATGAATATGCGCTGGTGTTTAAGGATTTCACCAAACATGGGTTTGCTCAAGCAGGGCCACAACATGTTAAAGCTATATTAAAGTGGCTTGCACACTTTCATGCGTTTAACTTAAGTAAACCCGCTGAAGGGTTATGGCAGCAAGGCAACTACTGGCATTTAAGCACGCGCCCAGATGAGTTTAATAAACTAAAAGATAACCTTGATAAAAAGTCCGATATTAAAAATGCTGCACATAAAATAGATGAGCAACTACAAAGTTGTGCGTATAAAACGCTGATTCATGGCGATGCAAAAGTTGCTAACTTTGCAGCAAATGAGCGCGATGAAATACTCGGTTATGATTTTCAGTATATAGGTGCAGGTTGCGGGATAATTGATGTAATGTATTTTATGACCAGTTGCTTAAGTGATGCACAATTACACGAGTGCGCTGATGAGTACCTTGCGTATTATTTTGATAATTTAAAGGCTGCTATTACAACTTATCATCCTACAGCACCAGCAGGTAAAATAGCTGACAATTGGCTCGCTTTATGGCCTGCTGCATGGGCTGACTTTTATCGATTTTTAGCTGGCTGGAGCCCCGAGCACCAAAAAATAAATAGTTATATGCAACAGCAAGTAAACAGCTGGTTAGCGAGTAACATTTAATAAACAGGTTTTGCTAATCTCTTGCATAAATATCAAGCAAAACAATGCATTTTGGCACGATGTATGAAAATCTCTTTAAAACTACAGGTCAAATGACCTTTTTTAATATAAAATACTGCAAATTCTTGTATCAGTAGGTTTATATCATGGCAATTCACGTTATTTCTCACCCTCTTGTTCAACATAAACTAGGCCTAATGCGAGCGCATGGTATTAGTACTAAAAGCTTTCGTGAATTATGTTCTGAAGTTGGAACCTTATTAACTTACGAAGCAACTAAAAACCTACAGTTAGAAGATAACGAAATTACAGGCTGGGATGGCAATAAGTTAAAAGTAGAGCATATTAAAGGTAAAAAAATTACCGTAGTGCCTATTTTGCGTGCTGGTCTTGGCATGATGGATGGTGTTATGCAGTTATTACCAGCCGCTAAAGTAAGTGTGGTTGGTCTTGAACGTAACGAAGAAACACTAGAGCCAGTACCATATTTTGAAAAGCTAGTAGGTAATATTGATGAGCGCCTAAGCTTAGTTATTGACCCTATGCTTGCCACAGGTGGCTCAATGATTGCCACAATCGATATGCTTAAAAAAGCAGGCTGTAAAGAAATCAAAGTAATTGTATTAGTAGCTGCACCAGAAGGTGTGGAAAAAACACTTACAGCACATCCCGACGTAGAAATATTTACAGCCTCTGTAGATAGCCACTTAAACGAAAAGGGCTATATTATCCCTGGTTTAGGCGATGCGGGCGACAAAATATTCGGTACTGTTTAGGAGTCTTTAAGTGCAAAATAATGACACCTTTTCAATAAAAACTATTTTAACGGGCGCGCAAATGCTGTTTGTAGCATTTGGTGCGCTGGTATTAGTGCCGCTTTTAACGGGCTTGGATCCTAATGTTGCGCTTTTTACCGCAGGCATTGGTACCTTGCTGTTTCAGGTAGTGACTAAAGGCCAAGTGCCTATATTTTTAGCTTCATCGTTTGCCTTTATTGCACCTATTATTGCCGCTGTGCAAATGTGGGGCGTGCCAGCCACTATGGGCGGCTTAATGGTGGCGGGTTTTGCTTATATGCTTTTAAGTTTATTAGTGAAATTTAAAGGCGTTGCAACGCTTCATAAAATTTTACCGCCTGTGGTTGTGGGCCCAGTAATTATGGTTATTGGCCTTGCGCTTGCACCTGTTGCTGTAAATATGGCGATGGGTAAAAGTGGCGACGGCAGTATTCAAATTATAGATTACACCAGCGCTATTTATATTTCGTTGTTCTCGTTAGTGGTTACGCTTATTTTTGCAGTATGGGGAAAAGGCGTATTTAAGCTTATACCTATATTAGCAGGGGTTGTAGCGGGTTATTGTTTATCGCTTGGTATGGGCGTTGTGCAATTTGACGCGGTGACTAACGCACAGTGGTTTGCTGTACCAAACTTTACTTGGCCTGAGTTTAAATGGCAGGCTATTTTGTTTATGGTACCTGTAGCAATAGCACCTGCAATTGAGCATATTGGCGATATGATGGCTATTAGCCAAGTAACCAATAAAGACTTTTTGAAAAAGCCTGGGCTTCACCGTACTTTGTTTGGTGATGGCCTTGCGACTTCTGCGGCATCATTATTTGGCGGCCCGCCTAACACTACTTACTCAGAAGTAACGGGGGCAGTTATGCTTACCAAAAACTTCAATCCTAAAGTAATGATGTGGACAGCTGTTATTGCCATTATTTTAGCGTTTGTAGCTAAAATGGGATCTGGTTTGCAAACTATTCCTGTGCCAGTAATGGGCGGCATTATGATTCTACTTTTTGGCTCTATTGCTGTAGTGGGTTTAAATACACTGGTTAAATCGGGCGATGATTTAACAGCACCACGTAACTTAAGTATCGTTGCACTTATTTTGGTGTGCGGTATTGGTGGTATGCATATTGGTGGTAGCCAATTTAGTTTAGAGGGCGTAAGCCTCTGCGCTATTTTAGGAATAGTACTTAACTTAGTATTACCAAAAGCAGAACCTGAAAAAGTTTAATTTTGCACATTAGCTAAATAGATTGCACCATAATAGCGCATTTTTAATGCGCTATTTTTTTAACTTATTAATAAATATACAAAAATAATAATGGTCTAGTATCTGCATTTAACTTCCAGAACGCATTGTATGCAAAGGAGTTACTATGTCAGAGGCCAATATTGTGGATATAACCCCGTTTTTAGCAAAACACCAACTGCCTTTAAAGTATCAATATTTGAGTGAGCAGTATTTTGTTCCACTCGCGCATGACATCCTCGAATCTAAAAAAACAAATACTCCTATTTTTGTTGCCATAAATGGATGCCAAGGCTCAGGAAAAACAACACTCGCTGATTTTTTAGTTACCTGGTTTTCTAAAAACACACCACTTAACAGTGTTGCATTGTCTATTGATGACTTTTATTTAGCAAAACAAGCACGTAGTGAACTTGCCAAAGACGTACATCCTCTTTTTACTACTCGCGGAGTACCGGGTACTCACGATGTAGCGTTAATGAATAGCACAATAACTAACTTACTGGCAGGAGAGGTAAACGTACCGCTTCCACGTTTTAATAAACACGAAGACGACTGCGTGCCAGCAAGTGATTGGCTAACAAACGAAAAGCCAGTTGATATTGTTATTTTAGAAGGGTGGTGCGTGGGCAGTGAGCCACAACCGTTGTTTTCATTGAGTGAGCCGCTTAACGAGTTAGAGCAACAATTTGATAAAGAAGGCGTTTGGCGCCGCTGTGTAAACAGCTGTTTGGCAAACGAATATAAAGCCGTTTTTAACCTAATTGATTATACCGTTATGCTAAAAGCACCGAGTTTTAGTGATGTTTTTACATGGCGACAAGAGCAAGAACAAAAGTTAATAGCCAAAAAAGGTGAAGGCTCAGGCACCATGACTAACGAGCAATTGGTGTATTTTATTTCTCATTT
Proteins encoded in this region:
- a CDS encoding phosphotransferase, encoding MAFYIPLLKAHFEHIEIGDTLTSLWSGCGSIVQCQFDDKPCVIKAIKIPSYIHHPKIKQSEFALKRKQHSYSVEYTFYKLYSQHLPVHAQSIECIGAINKDDEYALVFKDFTKHGFAQAGPQHVKAILKWLAHFHAFNLSKPAEGLWQQGNYWHLSTRPDEFNKLKDNLDKKSDIKNAAHKIDEQLQSCAYKTLIHGDAKVANFAANERDEILGYDFQYIGAGCGIIDVMYFMTSCLSDAQLHECADEYLAYYFDNLKAAITTYHPTAPAGKIADNWLALWPAAWADFYRFLAGWSPEHQKINSYMQQQVNSWLASNI
- the upp gene encoding uracil phosphoribosyltransferase, with translation MAIHVISHPLVQHKLGLMRAHGISTKSFRELCSEVGTLLTYEATKNLQLEDNEITGWDGNKLKVEHIKGKKITVVPILRAGLGMMDGVMQLLPAAKVSVVGLERNEETLEPVPYFEKLVGNIDERLSLVIDPMLATGGSMIATIDMLKKAGCKEIKVIVLVAAPEGVEKTLTAHPDVEIFTASVDSHLNEKGYIIPGLGDAGDKIFGTV
- a CDS encoding uracil-xanthine permease family protein; this encodes MQNNDTFSIKTILTGAQMLFVAFGALVLVPLLTGLDPNVALFTAGIGTLLFQVVTKGQVPIFLASSFAFIAPIIAAVQMWGVPATMGGLMVAGFAYMLLSLLVKFKGVATLHKILPPVVVGPVIMVIGLALAPVAVNMAMGKSGDGSIQIIDYTSAIYISLFSLVVTLIFAVWGKGVFKLIPILAGVVAGYCLSLGMGVVQFDAVTNAQWFAVPNFTWPEFKWQAILFMVPVAIAPAIEHIGDMMAISQVTNKDFLKKPGLHRTLFGDGLATSAASLFGGPPNTTYSEVTGAVMLTKNFNPKVMMWTAVIAIILAFVAKMGSGLQTIPVPVMGGIMILLFGSIAVVGLNTLVKSGDDLTAPRNLSIVALILVCGIGGMHIGGSQFSLEGVSLCAILGIVLNLVLPKAEPEKV